From a single Glycine soja cultivar W05 chromosome 19, ASM419377v2, whole genome shotgun sequence genomic region:
- the LOC114399408 gene encoding uncharacterized protein LOC114399408: protein MEGRERKSSLTSQTEPLDYPHSRFFTPMQQQHSHEMVALKKAYADVILNTVKEAAGRVMVAERRALMFQQELASSKEEALHMLMRLKQMMDAKTAEAEKASLEQQRKIDELEAQLNEAEDIVTDLRAELKLVYLELETARNNQVQPLNGQNEKQVVTFQESAKPEISISSPHKELECVTSCDVANKSLTMNVLDNKCCNSKQQTEQLCIYNLEDSCGHNSDFASIITRSKEPELRRNGFTQRVRALEGNLLDEKLLKQDVHNQHYGKKLGIIAKDSNGQVAKYSALTEKMEIKKHVKHHKIPKRKIYSYYWSRFLSSCKIHLNDNCKSSKGVCFLPSIKLGAISKWKSKRRRHRHLGMKSFAFRSCKPSFFLKQCSSVCNNEKCCEDESGAKMKSLPPLTDVEPVHRTIGVTESIQAVNKFELVEKAIEKDSELLNLEENAAQNLTGPSSDMKVEGFDFPSTDTDLEDAKAFEKNDRSASQVNDSRPLKYTFQRKRKKESLGNADQNIDSEKRTVERRVEDKQNCAIELQNLA, encoded by the exons ATGgagggaagagagagaaaatcttCTCTCACTTCACAAACGGAACCTCTCGACTACCCTCATTCCCGTTTCTTCACTCCAATGCAACAACAACATTCTCAT GAAATGGTGGCTTTGAAGAAGGCATATGCGGATGTGATTCTGAATACTGTGAAGGAGGCTGCAGGTAGGGTAATGGTGGCGGAAAGGAGAGCTCTTATGTTCCAGCAGGAGCTTGCTTCATCCAAAGAAGAGGCTCTTCATATGTTAATGCGTTTGAAGCAGATGATGGATGCTAAG ACAGCTGAAGCAGAAAAGGCATCATTGGAGCAGCAAAGAAAAATTGATGAGCTTGAAGCTCAATTGAATGAAGCTGAGGATATCGTAACAGATCTAAGGGCAGAGTTGAAGCTTGTATATCTGGAGTTAGAGACGGCAAGGAATAACCAGGTCCAGCCTTTGAATGGACAGAATGAAAAGCAAGTTGTAACTTTTCAGGAGAGTGCAAAACCTGAGATTTCAATATCCTCTCCTCATAAAGAACTTGAATGTGTAACGAGCTGTGATGTGGCAAACAAATCACTGACTATGAACGTTTTAGATAATAAGTGTTGTAATTCAAAACAACAAACTGAGCAATTGTGCATCTATAATTTGGAGGATTCTTGTGGTCATAACTCTGACTTTGCTTCCATCATCACGAGAAGCAAGGAACCTGAACTTCGCCGAAATGGATTTACTCAGAGAGTCCGTGCACTTGAAGGAAATTTGCTGGATGAAAAGCTGCTCAAGCAAGATGTACACAATCAACATTATGGTAAAAAACTCGGGATCATTGCTAAAGATAGTAATGGGCAAGTTGCAAAATATAGTGCATTGACTGAGAAAATGGAAATTAAGAAGCACGTTAAGCACCATAAAATACCAAAACGGAAGATATATTCCTATTACTGGTCTCgctttctttcttcttgtaaaattcatttaaacgaCAACTGTAAATCCAGCAAAGGTGTGTGCTTTCTACCTTCTATCAAGCTTGGTGCCATTAGCAAATGGAAAAGCAAGAGGAGAAGACATAGACATTTGGGAATGAAATCTTTTGCTTTCAGGAGTTGTAAACCATCATTTTTTCTTAAGCAGTGCTCATCTGTCTgtaataatgaaaaatgttgTGAAGATGAATCTGGTGCAAAGATGAAGTCATTGCCACCTTTGACTGATGTAGAACCTGTGCATAGGACCATTGGTGTTACAGAAAGTATCCAGGCTGTAAATAAATTTGAGCTTGTGGAGAAGGCAATTGAGAAGGATAGCGAGTTAttaaatttagaagaaaatGCTGCGCAGAATCTAACAGGTCCAAGTTCTGATATGAAAGTTGAGGGTTTTGATTTTCCATCTACAGATACTGATTTGGAAGATgcaaaagcttttgaaaaaaatgatagatctGCCAGTCAAGTAAATGACAGTAGGCCTCTGAAGTACACATTCCAAAGGAAGCGAAAAAAAGAATCCTTGGGAAACGCAGACCAAAACATTGATTCTGAGAAGCGTACAGTGGAGAGGAGGGTGGAAGacaaacaaaattgtgcaataGAACTCCAAAATCTAGCATGA